The genomic region TGGTGCCCCTGGCCCAGGGCTCCGACGGCGGCGGCTCGATCCGGATCCCGGCCTCCTGCTGCGGGCTGGTCGGGCTCAAGCCGACGCGCGGGCGGATCAGCGGCTTCCCGATGTACGGCGACCCGGTCGGGCTCGGCACGGCGGGCTCGATCGCACGCACCGTCCGCGACGCCGCGGCGCTGCTCGACGTGCTGGCTGGTCGTCGCTCCGGCGACCCGTTCTGGTCGCCGCCGCCCGCCGGGTCGTTCCTCGCGGCCTGCGACCGGGAGCCCGGGCGGCTCCGGGTCGCGCGCTTCATCGCCCCGGTGATCGCCGACGTCGCGGTCGACCCGGAGTGCGTGCAGGCGTGGGAGGACGCCTCACGGCTGCTGGAGTCGCTGGGCCACGACGTCGAGGACGTCGCCGTGCCGCTGCCGCCCGAGGCGGTCGGGGTCTTCGAGACCTGCTGGGCGGTGCTGACCGCCCTGTCGACCGCGCCCGCCGGTCGCGAGGAGCAGCTGCGCCCGTTGACCCGCTGGCTCAGCGAGCGCGGCCGCGCCGTGAGCGGGCCGGAGTTCGGCCTGGCGATCGGGGCGATGCGCCGCTTCGCCGCCGAGGCGCTCACCGCGCTCGCGGCGTACGACGTGGTGCTGACGCCGACGCTGGCCGCCCCTCCGGTGCGGGTGGGTGCGCTGCGCGACGACGCCGATCCGCAGCGTGACTTCGAGGCGCAGAAGGCCTTCACCCCGTGGACCTCGGCGTGGAACGTCACCGGCATGCCCGCGGTCTCGCTGCCGCTGCACTGGACGGCGGACGGGCTTCCGGTCGGGGTGATGCTCGCGGCCCGCCCGGCCGAGGAGGAGCTGCTGCTCTCGCTGTCCGCACAGGTCGAGGCCGCGGCGCCCTGGGGGCACCGCCGGGCGCCGGGATGGTGAGCGCGGCCCCGCAGCGGGGGAGCGCCGGCGTGCTCACGCTGGTGCGGGAGTGGGGTGAGCTCCCTCCGCCCGACCTCGCCTCGCTGCGCGTGGAGGTCGCGGGTGACCTGCGCGCCTCCTTCGTGCGCCCGCTCACCCGCCTCGCCCCGGCCGGGCTCGGACTGGTCGGGTTGCCGCACTGGCAGGGCAAGCGGTTCCGCGACGCGGCGGACGGGCGCGACGGGCTGGCCGGGGCCAACGTCGTACGCCGCGGCGACGGGGCGCTGGAGGAGGTCCTGGCGATGCGGGCCACCCTCGGGCCCTCCCTCGCCGACGGGCGGCCCGCCGTGGTGGTCGCCTACGCCGCCGACGCCCCGCGCCCGTGGCGCTGGGTCCGCGACGAGCTGCGCCAGCGCCCCGACGGCACGCTGCTCGGCATGACGTGGGTCGACGCACCACTGCTGCGCCGGCTGCCCGGCACGCCGTTCCTGCTCACGCCGTCGGCCTGAGACGCCCGCCCTCAGTCCTCGCCGATCCCGCGAGCCTGGAGCGCCTGGCCGGTGCTGCGGGCCTGGGCGACCACCCGGATCACCAGCGGGGTGAGCAGGGCGCGTGGGTCGCGCTGGAGGCCGCGGGCGATCGCCGCCTGTCGGGTCTCGCGGGCGATCTCCAGGGTGGTCGGGATCGCTCGGAGGGTCAGCGAGAAGGCCAGTGCCACCAGCCCCGGGTCCACCCCGAGGCGGCGCAGCGGGCGCAGCAGCCGGGTGAGGGTGTCGAGCAGCTCGTCGACGGCGGTGGTCGCGGTGAGCACGGTGGCGGCCAGCACCAGCGCGACCAGGTCGGCGACCGACTCGATCGCGCGCCACCAGCCGTGCTGCCACACCGAGAACGCACCGAGCAGGACCACGACCACCACGATCCGACGCAGCGCGCGCAGCGTGCGGCGCAGCTCCATCCCGGACAGCGCGACCAGGACCAGGGAGACCGCGAGCGCGACCAGCCCGATCGCCGGGGAGCGCAGCGCGACCACCACGCCGCCCACCGCCAGGGCGAGCAGCTTGGCGCCGGCCGGCAGCCGGTGCAGCACGCTGGTGCCGGGCCGGTAGTCCCCGAGCAGCGGGTCGCTCACGCCATCGCCCGGTAGCGCGCGACCGACTCCGGTCCGGGACCGTCGTGGACGATCTTGCCGCCGTCGACGACCAGCGCCCGCTCGCAGCGTGCCGCCAGCTCGAGGTCGTGGGTCACCAGCACCAGCTGCTGCTCGAGGCCGAACAGCAGGTCCGCGACGTGGCGGGAGTTGCGCAGGTCGAGCAGGGTGGTCGGCTCGTCGGCGACCAGCACCGACGGCCCGGTCGCCAGTACGCCGGCCAGCGCCAACAGCTGGCGCTGGCCCCCGGACAGGGCGTGCACGCTGCGGTCGGCGAGGTCGCCGAGACCGTGCCGCTCGAGCACCTCGAGCGCGGCCCGCTGGCGCGCGGTGCGCCCCCGGTGGGTGCGCCGCAGCGAGAGCGCGACGTCCTCCACCGCCGTCGGCATCACCAGCTGCGCCGCCGGGTCGGTGAAGACGAACCCCACGCGGCGGCGTACCTCCCGGCCCTGGGCGGCGACGTCGAGGCCCTCGACGGTGACCGTGCCGGTGGTGGCGGTGACGAGGCCGTTGACCAGCCGGGCGAGCGTGGACTTGCCCGAGCCGTTGGGCCCGATCAGCGCGATCCGCCGCTCGGTGAGGTCGAGGGTGGTCTCCTCGAGGATGGTCAGCGGCCCGTCGGGGCCCGGGACGGTGACGCTGACGCGGTCCAGCCGGACGCTCACGCGGCGGCCGGGGTACGACGCGCGCGGACGGGCGAGCGGCGGGGCAGCAGGTCGGGGAAGGCACGGTGCACAGCGGTGGCGACCAGCGCCATGCAGGCGTTCTTGACGACGTCGCCGATCCAGAACACCTTGTCGACGTCCCAGGCCTGCGCCCAGGTCATGTCGGCGCGCCAGACCAGCCCGGCCATCCCGAGGGTGTGGATGCACAGCGCGCTGCTGAGCAGGCCGCCCAGGAAGACCAGCGGTACGCCGGCCCGGCTCGCGCGGCGCGGCAGCAGCCGGCTGACCAGCAGCCCGCACATCCCCGCGGCGAGCGGGAAGCCGACCAGGTAGCCCGCGGTCGGCCCCTGCAGCACCGCCAGTCCCGCAGCGCCTCCGGAGAAGACCGGCATCCCGGCGGCACCGACGGCGAGGTAGAGGCAGACGGCGAGGAACCCGCGCCATGGCCCGAGCAGGGCGCCGGCGAGCAGCACCGCGAAGGTCTGCAGGGTGATCGGGACCAGCCCGGCGCCGACCTTGAGCGCCGGCAGCAGCGCGCACACGGCGATCAGCGCGGCGAAGGCCGCCACCAGCGCCAGGTCGGCGGGGGTGAGGCGGCGGGCAGCGGTGGTGCTCATGGGACCTCTTCCGGCAAGCGGACCTGAACGGTGGTCAGGTGAACGGCGTTCAGGTTAGGCTCCTCGGAGCGCGGGGTCAACGACGGTCCCGTCATCCTCGTGCCGAGCAGGGAGGACGTGCGGATGCGCAACCACCGCCAGGACGTGATCGACCGGGCGTTCGACGTGCTGGACCGCTACGGCCTGGCCGACCTGACGATGCGGCGCCTCGGCGCTGAGCTGGGGGTGCGCCCGAGCGCGCTCTACCACCACTTCGCCGACAAGCAGTCGCTGCTCGCCGCGGTCGCCGACGAGCTGCTCGCCCGCGGTGCCCGCCCGGTCGCGGCGGGTGAGTGGGACGCGCGGGTGACCTCGATCTGCGCCGGGCTGCGCGAGGCGCTGCTGGCCTACCGCGACGGCGCCGAGCTGGTGGCGACCGTGCGGGCGTTCGGCCTGGGGGCCACCGGTCCGTACGACGCCCTGCGCGACTCGCTGGCGCAGGCCGGGCTGGACCCGGCGCTGGCGGCGACGGCGGCGGACACGCTGCTGCACTTCGTGCTCGGGCACACCCTCGATGAGCAGACCCACCTCCAGGCGGGCAGCGCCGGCGCGATCGCCGACGACCCGCGCCCGGCCTCGGACTTCGCGCTGGGACTGGCGATCGTGGTGGACGGGATCGGCGTGCGCGTGCGCGAGGCCGCGCGACGCTAGGTCATCACAGCTGGGCCCGGCCGCCGAGCTGCCACGAGGCGAGCGTGCGGCAGCGGTGCTGCTCGTACCACGCCAGGTCGACCCGCTCCGCGCGACAGGCGAGCGGCAGGGGCCGGTCGAGGAACGTGTCGAGCAGGGCGCGGGTGCTCTCCTCGGTCACCCTCTCCGCCGGGTCGCCGCGCTCGTCGGTGCGCAGGTCGAGGGTGAGGTGCGGCTGCAGGTCCGCGAGGCGGCCGAACCTGCCGGCGTACGGCGGGAACTGCGGGAACGCCTCGACCAGTCGCGCGGTCAGCGCCCGGAACCCGTCGTCGGGCTCCGGGACGAGGTGGATGATCCCGTCGGGGAAGGTCGCGATCCGGGTCAGCCGGTAGTCGAACGGCGCGACAGCGGCGACCGCCTCGGCGACCAGGGCGGCCGTCTCCGGGTCCACGCCCTCACCGTCCCCGGGCAGCGGCCCGAGCACGGTAACGTGGGCGTGCACGTGGTCGGCGTCGGGGGAGAGGTACGCCGGGTCGTGGTGGCGGGTCCGCGCCCGCACGAACCCCTCCAGTGCCGGCACCGGCACCTGCAGCACCGCGTGCCCCGGCCACCGTTCCTCTCCCACACCCGCCACCCTCTCAGCCCCCTCGGCGAGTCGGCGCCAACGGTGCGGTCTAGGCCGCGCCACGCTCCGGCGGGTGGCTCCCGAATCGCCGGCCTGTGGCGTCATAGTCTCCGGCGAGACGGCTCGCTCTCGACACAAGGGATCGACCACCCGATGGCCGAGAGGGGCTGCACCTCGTGCGGGCAGTACTGCTGGGCAGCGCCCTCGCGGTGCTCCTCTCGCTGCTCGGGACCCGAGTCGCGATCGGGTGGTTCACCCGGCGCGGCTTCGGTCAGCCGATCCGGGCCGACGGGCCGACGACGCACCACCTCAAGCGCGGTACGCCGACCATGGGCGGCGTCGTCATCCTGCTGGCGGCCACCGCGGCGTACCTGACGGTGACCCTCGCGACCCGCGGGTCGCCCAGCGCGAGCGCCTGGCTGCTGATGCTGCTGTTCCTCGGGTGCGGGGCGGTCGGCTTCCTCGACGACTTCATCAAGGTCCGTACCCAGCACAACCAGGGCCTGAGCAGCCGGGCGAAGATGGCCGGGCAGACGCTCGTCGCGGTCGTCTTCGGGATCCTGGCCACGCAGCTCTTCGCCGACGAGCGCGGCGTGAACCCGGCGTCGCAGTACATCTCCACCACCCACGACGTGGGGATCAAGCTGCCCCTGGTCGTGGCGCTGGTGTGGATCTGGTTCATCGTCACCGCGAGCTCCAACGGTGCCAACCTCACCGATGGCGCGGACGGGTTGCTCGCCGGTGCCTCGGCGTTGATCCTCGGCGCCTACGCGGTCGTGAACATCTGGCAGAACAACCAGCTGTGCGGCTCCACACGGCCCACCGTGGTGGAGGCGAGCTGCTATGAGGTGCGCGATCCGCTCGACCTCGCGGTCTTCGCGGCCGCCATCGCGGCGGCCTGCGTCGGCTTCCTGTGGTGGAACGCCAAGCCCGCGAAGATCATGATGGGCGACGTCGGCTCCCTCGCGATCGGCGGTGCCCTGGCCGGGCTGGCGATCATGTCCCGCACCGAGATCCTGATGGTCCTCATCGCCGGGCTGTTCGTGTTCGAGACGGCGTGCGTGCTCCTGCAGATGGGCTACTTCAAGCTGACCCGGCGGCTCACGGGCACGGGACGGCGGATCTTCCGCATCGCTCCCATCCACCATCACTTCGAGCATCTGGGATGGGACGAGGTCACCGTCGTGATCCGCTTCTGGATCATCGCGGCGATCTTCGTAGCGTCCGGCCTGGGGATCTTCTACGCCTCGTGGCTGGCCTAACCCTGCTGGCCTGAGCCCGCGTCACAGCGCGGCGGGGACCGCCAGCAGCCGCTCGCACTCCGCGAGCAGGGCGGCACGCAACGCGGCGCCGCGCTCGGCGAAGGCGCGCTGGTGCGCGACGTACTCGGCCTTGCCCTCGGGGGTCTCGATGCGCACGGGGGTGAACGGCGAGCCGTCGTGGTCGCTGAGCCCGGTGAGGTCGTACGGCGCGGCGCGCATGTCCAGCACCCGGATGTCGCGGGCGAGCTCGAAGCAGTCCGCGACCAGGTCGGAGCTGATCATCGGGGTGAGCCGGAAGGCGTGCTTGTAGAGATCCATCCCGGCGTGCAGGCAGCCCGGCTGCTCGAAGTCGACCCGGTCGCGGCTGGTCGGGGCGAGCGCGTTGAGCGGGCGCGCCGGCTCGGTGAAGAACCGGAACGCGTCGAAGTGGCTGCACGCGATCTTGTGCGACTCCACGACCTCGTCGGTGCCCGCGGCGCCGAGGCGCAGCGGCCAGGCGTTGTGCCGGGTCTGCTCCTGGGTCTGGCGGTAGACCATCGCCCACTCGTGCAGCCCGAAGCAGCCGAAGCTCGCCGGCCGCGCCGCCGTCGCGCCCAGCAGCGCGCGCAGCGACTCCAGCAGCGGGCGCTGGGCGGCCACGTGCGCGTCGGTGACCGCTCCGTCGGCGTACCCCTTCAGGCCGTCGTACTCCGGAGCGTCCGCGAGGCGTACGCCGTACCCCGGGTGCCAGCGGCGCAGCTGCGCCGGGCGGTGGGAGTAGTAGGTGAAGAGGAAGTCGTGGACGGGGTGCTTGACCGCCTTCTCGCGACGGGCGAGGTGGGGTGCGAGGAACGCGTCGACCCGCGCCGCGTGCGCCGCGGCGCGCGTCTGCCACTCCAAGCGGGCCAATGTCGTCACGGGTCGAGGTTAGGCGCTGTCCCTCCCGGGTTCGTCGAGCCCCTGAGGCGCTCTCCGCGCCGGCCGTGCGCGGGCCGACGAAGCTACCCGCCCGTATTCGTTGACGGGGGCAAGGGGCCGCCATAGCTTGCGATGGAAAGTAAAGAGCACATCCCATGTGGTCCGGCCGCGCGCTCGCGTGGCGCGTCCCGTCGAGCCACTCGGACAAAAGGACCCCCCATGCATCGAGTTTCTCGGGCCAGATGCGCTGGGCGTGCCATGTGGGCGACGCTTGTCGCCGGCACCCTCACCGTGACCCTTCTCGCCGGCACCGGATCGGCTGCCGAGGTGCAGTCCGCAGCCAAGCGGGACCGACCCGGCTGCCAGACCACCGACGACCCGCCCACCAACCGGTGGACCTTCCACAACGAGCTGGGGCGCGAGCTGAGCGCCATCCGGCGCAAGAGCCTCGGCCGCGTCCAGGTCAAGAAGTACGGCGAGACCGTCAACGGCACCGCGATGTGGTCGGCGCGGGTCGGCTTCGGCGACCAGGTGCTGATGGTCCAAAGTGCCATCCACGGCAACGAGCGCACCGGCACGGAGGCGCTGCTGAACATCCTGCGTGAGCTCGGCACCAAGAACAACCGCGCCACCAAGCAGATCCTGCGCAACATCACGCTGGTCGCGCTCCCGATGGTCAACCCCGACGGCGGCGAGCTCAACCGTCGTCAGAACGTGATCACCTGGGACCAGGTCGTCGACCAGTTCCCGCAGCTCGAGGGCGCTCCTCCGGCCTGGTACTTCTCCACCCGGCTGACCCCCACCGGTTTCGACCTCAACCGCGACTTCCACCCGCAGCTGGACTACCAGCCGCGCCCGCAGGACCTTCCCGGTGAGCAGGTGGGTGCCGGCTTCTACCTCTCACCGGAGTCCCAGGCCATCCGTGACACCTACCTCAGCCTGCGCGAGGAGTTCGACACCCCGCCGGTCGTCGTCGACCTGCACCACGCCGGTCCGTGCGGCCGTCTGGTGGGTGGTCCGCAGGACGGCAAGCTGGTCTCGGTCGAGCTCGACTACCCGCCGCTCGGCCCGAACGACGGCGAGGCCTACGAGGCCGAGTGGCCGCTCCTGGACCAGGAGATGTCGCGCCGGTACGCACTGGCAGCCGCCAACGGCATGCAGGACGCCGTCGTCAACGACCAGTCGCCGCTGGCCGCCGTTGGCCGCTACGTGCACTTCGAAGAGCGTGAGTACGCCGGCCAGGGCCGCTCCGCGTTCGCGCTCAACGGCTCTCCCACCGTCCTCTTCGAGGTGCGCGGCCAGGCCGACGACTTCGGCCAGAAGGGCATGAAGATCTTCATCCAGGCGGTGGAGAACGGCCTGGGCGGCATCATGGACGCGATGGCCACCGACGAGATCGAGGAGCTCGACGGCAACGACTTCTTCGACCTCGGCCACACCGGCTGGGAGACAGAAGCCGACCGCGAGGCCCGCGAGAGGTGGCTCAGCCCGAACTGATCCCGGACGGATCTGGCGCGCGGCGGCGGGTCGTCGAAGGACGGCCCGCCGCCGCGACCACGCGCGCACGCCTCACGACCCACCAGGCCAGATCTCGCCAGGCTCGATAGGGTCAGGGGGTGCGCATCGCAAGGTTCACCACTGGTGAGGACCCGCTCTACGGAGTGGTGTCAGGAGAGCTCGACGACTTCGGGCAGCCCGACGAGGACAGCGTGGTGGTGGCCCTCGCGGGCGACCCCCTGTACGTCGGGCTCAAGCCGCTGGAGAGGGAGTACCGCCTCGCCGACGTGCGGCTGCTGGCGCCGGTGCTCCCGCGCAGCAAGGTGATCGGCATCGGGCGCAACTACGCCGCCCACGCCGCGGAGCTCGGCAACGAGCTGCCGAGCGAGCCGCTGATGTTCCTCAAGCCCAACACCAGCGTGATCGGGCCGGGGGACGCCATCCAGCGCCCCGCCCAGTGCGAGGACCTGCACTACGAGGGCGAGCTCGCCGTGGTCATCGGCCGGATCTGTCGCGACGTGCCGGTCGAGAAGGCCACCGACGTCATCCACGGCTACACGATCGCCAACGACGTCACCGCGCGCGACCTGCAGCGCCGCGACGGGCACTTCACCCGCGCGAAGGGCTTCGACACCTTCTGCCCGCTCGGGCCGTGGATCGAGACCGACCTCGACCCGGCCGACTTCGCGGCCGGTCGCACGGTGCAGACCTTCCTCAACGGGGACCTGGTGCAGGACGGCTCGACCGCCGACATGGTCTTCGACATCCCCACGCTGGTGGCGCACGTCTCCAGCATCATGACGCTGCTCCCCGGCGACGTCATCCTCACCGGCACCCCGGAGGGTGTCGGTCCCATGGAGCCCGGCGACGAGATCGAGATCTCGATCGCCGGACTCGGCTCTCTCACGAACAAGGTGGCACAGCGTTGAGCACCCAGACCCCCGACCGCCCCGTCCGCGTGCGGATGGCGCCGTCCCCCACCGGCAGCCCGCACGTCGGCCTCGCCCGCACCGCGCTCTACAACTGGGCCTTCGCCCGGCACCACGGCGGCACCTTCGTCTTCCGCATCGAGGACACCGACAAGGAGCGCAACACCGAGGAGTCCTACGAGGCGCTCATCGAGGTCATGCGCTGGCTGGGCCTGGACTGGGACGAGGGCGTCGTCGTCGGCGGCCCGCACGGTCCCTACCGCCAGTCCGAGCGCACCGACATCTACGCCGACGTGCTGGCCAAGCTGCGCGGCTCCTCGCGCACCTACGACTGCTTCTGCACCACCGAGGAGGTCACCGCGCGCCGCAAGGAGTCCGGCTCCAAGGTGCTGGGGTACGACGGCTTCTGCCGCGAGCTCTCCGCCGAGCAGCGCGCGGCGTTCGAGGCCGAGGGCCGCCAGAGCGTCGTGCGGTTCCGGATGCCCGACGGCGAGATCAGCTTCACCGACCTGGTGCGCGGCGAGGTCTCCTTCCAGACCGAGTTCGTCCCCGACTTCGCGCTGGCCCGCGCGAACGGCGACCCGCTCTACACGCTGACCGCACCGGTCGACGACGCGACGATGGAGATCACCCACGTGCTGCGCGGGGAGGACCTGCTGTCCTCCACGCCGCGGCAGATCGCGCTCTTCGAGGCGCTCAAGGAGATCGGCGTCGCCACCGAGACGCCGGCCTTCGGCCACCTGCCCTACGTGATGGGCGAGGGCAACAAGAAGCTCTCCAAGCGCGACCCCGAGGCCAACCTGCTCGGCTACCGCGACGCGGGCTTCCTGCCCGAGGGCCTGCTCAACTACCTCGCGCTGCTCGGCTGGTCGATCGCCGCCGACCGCGACATCTTCACCCTCGAGGAGATGGTCGAGGCCTTCGACATCGCCGACGTGAACCCCAACCCGGCGCGCTTCGACCTCAAGAAGGCCGACGCGATCAACGCCGCGCACATGCGCCTGCTCCCGATCGAGGAGATCACCGACCGCGCGCTGCCGTTCCTCAAGGACGCCGGCGTGGTCTCCGACCCGGTCAGCGACGCCGACGCCCAGCTGCTCGAGCTGGCGATGCCGCTGGTCGGCGAGCGGATCAACAAGCTCGCCGAGGCCCCGGCGATGCTCGGGTTCCTCTTCGTCGCCGAGGCGGACTTCGTGCGCGACGAGGCCGACGTCGCCAAGCTGCTCGACGAGTCCGGTCGCGCGGTCGTGCAGGCGTCGTACGACGCGCTCGCCGGGCTCGAGGAGTGGTCGACCGCCGCGATCCAGGAGGCCCTCCAGGCCACGCTGGTCGAGCGGATGGGCCTGAAGCCCCGCCACGCCTTCGGCCCCGTGCGCGTCGCGGTGACCGGACGCCGGGTCTCCCCGCCGCTGTTCGAGTCCCTCGAGCTGCTCGGTCGCGAGCGCGGCCTGGGTCGTCTCCAGAGCGCGCTCGCCTGAGGCGCCGAGGATGAGCGAGCCGCTGGAGTATCACCGCCTCCAGCGGGCGACCCGCTGGGCATGGTGGCGTCCGCTCGCGGGCGTCCTCGTGCTCGGCGGGTTCTTCGTGGTGGTGGCGCCGGTCGTGGCGCTCCTGGCCTTCACCGTGGGTCTGGGACTCACCGGCGCCGACGTCGCGGACTCGGTCGACCGGATGCTCGACACCGACGACCTGACGCCGTTGGCGCTGGGCTACCTCAACGCCTCCATCGCGCTGATGATCCCGGCCACCTGGCTGGTCGCCTGGGCCTTCCACCGCCAGCGCCCGGGATGGCTGGCCTCCGTGGCGCCCCGGATCCGCTGGCGGTGGCTGCTGCTCTGCCTCGGCCTGGCGCTCCTCGCGCTGGTGCTGACGCTCATGGTGGCCGCCGTACTGCCCGCGGCCGGTGATACCGGCGAGGTCAGCACCGAGGTCAACGACTGGACGACGACCACGCGCGACTTCGTGCTGATCGTGCTGCTGCTCACCCCGCTGCAGGCGGCGGGGGAGGAGTACGTCTTCCGCGGCTACCTGACCCAGGCCTTCGGCGGCCTGATCGCCTCGCGCTGGCTCGCCGTGGTCGGTCCGGCGCTGCTGTTCGCGCTCGCGCACGGTGCCCAGGACCCGCAGATCTTCGTGGACCGGTTCGCGTTCGGTCTGGTCGCCGGGGTGCTGGTGATCCTCACCGGCGGGCTGGAGGCCGGCATCGCGATGCACGTGCTCAACAACTTCTTCGCCTTCGGCCTGGCGCTCGCGTTCGGCGACATCACCGGCGTGCTCAACCCCACCGGCGGCAGCTGGTGGAGCCTCGCGACCACGCTGACCCAGTCGGTGTCGTTCCTGCTGCTGAGCGTCGGCGCCGCCCGTCTGCTCGGCCTGCGGACCGTCACCGAGCCCCCCGTTTTGGCACCGTCGGACACCCGTGTGTAATGTTTCCGATCGTGCCCAGCCGCGCAGCGGAGGGACACAAACACTGGTAAGACAGTGGGATATGGTGTAATTGGCAGCACGACTGATTCTGGTTCAGTTAGTCTAGGTTCGAGTCCTAGTATCCCAGCGAGATCGAGACCACACGGTCACGATTTTGAAGCAGAACTGCGAAAGCGATAAAGTTCTGCGAGTCAGGCCGAGAGAGATCCGCAAGGATTGATCGAGGATGACAAGGCAAGCCCCCGTTGTGTAGCGGCCTAGCACGTCGCCCTCTCAAGGCGGTAGCGCCGGTTCGAATCCGGTCGGGGGTACGTCGAGCGAAGGGCCCGGATCCGCAAGGATCCGGGCCCTTCGGCATTTCCGCATCCGCGCGACGTCGGAGGTGTCGCTCGTCACCCCGGGGTTACCTGCACAGGACAACCACCGAGGCCCGTCGGGCCGAGGGCACCGGACGAGCGAGGCCGGCGCGACTGTCACCTGAGGCCGTCGCAGCTCTGCCCCGCAGGCAGGGGCAACGACATGTGCACGAGCATCAGGTTCTCCGACGCAAGCAGCAACTTCTATCTCGCACGCAACCTCGACTGGACGTTCGGCTACGGCGAGCGAGTGGTGGTGACACCCACCGCATACGAGACGAACTCACCGTTCGGCGCGGTGCCGCGCATCCAGCACGCCGTCATCGGCATGGGGATCGTGGAGGAGGACACGCCGCTGTACTTCGACTGCGGCAACGACGCCGGCCTGGCCGTGGCGGGCCTCAACTTCCCGGGCTACGCGCGCTACGCGCCGGAGCCGGTCGAGGGTGCCACGAACGTCGCGGCGTTCGAGTTCCCGCTCTGGGTGGCCTCCCAGTTCGCCAGCGTCGAGGAGGTCGAGGCCGCACTCGCCGACGTCGTCATCGTCGATGAGCCCATCAACGAGAAGTACCCGAGCTCGCTGCTGCACTGGATCATCGGTGACGCGACGCGCGCCATCGTGGTGGAGCACACGGACGAGGGCCTGCAGGTCTTCGACGACGACCTCGACGTCCTCGCCAACCAGCCTGGCTTCTCCTGGCACCACGAGAACCTGCGCAACTACCTCAACACCTCGCCCGACTTCCCCGAGGAGATCGTGCTCGGGCGGGCGCACCTGGGTCCGTTCGGCTCGGGGTCGCACATGCGAGGGATCCCCGGGGACTACTACTCGCCGTCCCGGTTCGTGCGTGCGGCGTACGTCAACGCGCACTACCCGGACAAGACGAGCGAGGAGGAGAACGTCAGCAGGGCGTTCCACACCCTCCAGCAGGTGGCGATGGTGGACGGCAGCGCAGCCATGGGCGACGGCGAGTTCGAGAAGACCATCTACACCGGGCTCTACTCGGCGCGGACCCGGACGTACTACTGGAACACCTACGACGACCCCGCGATCCAGCGCGTCGCGATGGCCGACCACGCGCTCGACGGAACCAAGCTCGTCGTCGTCTGAGGGCCCCCCGGCATCGGGGTCAGGCGCAGAGGCCGTTGGCGAGGGCCTGGGCGCGGCGTGCCTCCTCGCCCTCGCGCGGACCAGCCGGCGCCGAGGGCCCGCCCGAGGGGCCGCCGACCGCGGGGGAGCCGTCGGGCGGGTCGGCGGCGCTGATGCTGTCGTCGGCGAACTCGCGGCCCAGCGGCTCGTCGGCGGCGATGCGCTGCCACAGCTTGTCGGCCTCGGGCGCCCACTGCAGCCGGTTGTCGTCGGGCGGGTACTCCTCGAAGGGCACCGTCACGAAGCGGATCTCGCCCAGATCGGTGTGGCGGAACTCCAGCGCCATGTCGGTGAGCTTGCGCAGGCTGTCGAGGCCTTCGTCGACCCGGATCGAGTCGGCGACCGCGGTGAGGAAGTCGTAGACCCGCGTGGGCTGGGCCAGCGTGCCCGCGGACAGCACCCGGTTGAGCAGCGAGGCGATGAACGCCTGCTGGCGCTTCATCCGGCCGATGTCGCCGGTGACCGAGAGCTGGCTGCGCTCGCGCACGTAGTTGAGCGAGTCGCGGCCGTCGAGCTCCTGGGTGCCGGCGTCGAGGAAGATGTTGTGCTTCGGGTCGTTCACGGCCTTGGG from Nocardioides sp. dk884 harbors:
- a CDS encoding LCP family protein codes for the protein MPETASPTPPHRRTVLRVVLVTQLVLALLTALVVTVAYQRIDGRIEAGEEIPHQVRKKKHTGPKPPLNILVMGIDERDCEGCGIDTEGGAGGSDVSILLHVSADRRSAYGVSLPRDAMVARPDCASPDGMVAGEDPAMFNTAYAVGGPLCAVQTVESLTGLYIDHYLVLEFGGFVDMVDAVGGVTVCLPKAVNDPKHNIFLDAGTQELDGRDSLNYVRERSQLSVTGDIGRMKRQQAFIASLLNRVLSAGTLAQPTRVYDFLTAVADSIRVDEGLDSLRKLTDMALEFRHTDLGEIRFVTVPFEEYPPDDNRLQWAPEADKLWQRIAADEPLGREFADDSISAADPPDGSPAVGGPSGGPSAPAGPREGEEARRAQALANGLCA